The genomic interval TCACTGTTGCCCCGTTGTCTTGGACGCCGTCCATTTTAACGCGGTACAGCAATCGGTCGCCGGTACGGGCTGGCCGATGAAACACCGCCTTGCCGACTTTCGCCAGCACGACGCGTTTTTCGAACAAAAAATGCTCCGCAACCAGGATCCCGCCCATTTGGGCCATTCCTTCGATGATCAGCGGCGGTGGCAACATGGGGTAGCCGGGGCAGTAGTCATCGATCGCTTCTTCTGCCAAAGAAACGTTCTTGAAGCCTGCTGCATGCGAGCCACTCACAAATTCAGTGAACCGATCAACCCAAAACCAACGCATTGCCGCGATTTCTTTCCGCTACGGAGAAAAGTGGAGTTCGCCCGCCGGGATGCACCGGCGAGCGCTTCGATCAGTCGGTGACTTTGGTGCCGACATAGCGACACAAATCGCCGACGGTCAGCAAGTTGCTGAAGTCTTGGACGCGTGGGCTGTCGTCGAACTTGCTGAAATCTGCCCACGGCATGCGGCGTTTCAGTTCGGTCATGCCTTCGCTGGTGACCACACCACCACTGACGTACTGGCTGTTGGTCAAAATGTCTTCGGGCGAAAGTTCTTCGCGGGGAATCGTGATCCCGAACGCTTTTTCGAGTTTGAAAACGATATCCAAAAAGTCGATGGACTCGGCACCCAAATCGCCCACCAACGTGGCTTCCTCGGTCACTTCGTCGTCATCAACGCCCAACGCGTCCACCAACGATTCTTGAACCTTGCCGAAAATCTCTTCTTCGCTCAGTGACATTTCAATCTGTCCTAAAAAGGTTAATGCGGCCTCGGCCGCGACTGCAAAATTTGATTCGTGTGCGATTGGTTGTCGCGTTCTTGTCGTACTGTTGCGTGCGACTTTACTTTGTATCGCCCCTGTTCCGTGCGGCTGTGCCCGACGGCCCTATCCACGCCATCGTGATCCACGCCATCGTGAATGTCATTCGCTCAACGCCGTCCAAGCGGACGGCAAACTCTTAGCTTACTTGCTCTCCAAACAGCTCTGCATACTTAGCGCGTGACCGGGTTATGACATCGATGTCTGTACCAAGCTCCACTGGCTCATTGCTACCGCAACGTTCCAGAATCAATCGTGCCGACACCGTCACGCGGCCTTCTTTCTCCGCACTGGCTTTGACGGTGGTCAAGTTGTCGACTTGTTTGATGATCTCGGCTGTGATTTGTAGGGTTTCACCGGGAGAGAGAAAGTCACCAAACTTAGCGCCTCTGACTTCCCTCAACAACACCAATGGGCTCTCAAAATCGTCATCCAGCCGGATCAACCAGATCGCCGCTTGATGCAATGCTTCTAACATCATCACGCCGGGCATGACCGGAAATCGCGGAAAGTGATCGTTTAAGTACTCTTCGTTTGCATGCAGCGTACGCTCGGCAATCAACCGTTTGCCGGGCTCCACCGAGACGATTCGATCCAGTTGCCGAAATTTCATGAATGCTGTGTTTTAAATTCCTTATGGACCGCCTGAACCGTCAGGTCAGCCCAATTTGTCTCATTTGACGGCCATTTTGGAAAGGGCGCTGCCGCAGTCGCCCTGGAAGCGTATTCGTGCTTCGCTGACACTACTCGCCGAATTCGCCCGTATTTGGCTTAAATCCGACTTTTCCGCAAGGTTATCTGGATGGTTTTGCTCGGTTCCGGACCGGTAAAATAGTGACGAGTCCTGGATGTCTCAAGCGTAGTGCGGTTTTTCCCCACTCTGGTCAACTCAGATTGGCGGACACTGGGCCGTTTTGGTATCCTAAGGGAGCCGATTGCTGCCAATCGCTCCCGCCCACCCGCCTGCCGCCAGTGAAGCCATGACGACTCGCCACGCCTCCGCGTCCGCAGCCACCCGGCTCTCGTTGCTTACCATCACATTTTGTGTCTTTCTCGGCACTGCTGTTTCGGGAGCAGATCCGGGATCCGTCGAATTCTTTGAAAATCGCATTCGCCCGGTTTTGGTTCAGAAATGCTATCGCTGTCACTCTGCTGACGCTGATGAGATCGGCGGTTCGCTGCTGCTGGACTCCAGCGACGCAATGATGGTGGGTGGCGATAGCGGACCTGCGATCCACCGAGGTGATGCCGATGCCAGCGTCTTGATCTCGGCGATAAAATACGAATCGAGCGAGATGCCTCCCGATGAGCCATTGCCCTCGTCCGTCGTGGACGACTTTGTCCTCTGGATCAACGCTGGGGCGATGGATCCGCGTCAATCCCATGGCGCAACGATTCCCGTTCGTGACCGAATCGATTTGGATGTCGGACGCCCATTCTGGGCTTTCCGTCCGATCGGTTCGCTGAAGTCGCCGTTTGGCCAGTCGATGACCGAGGCAACTGCGGACGGACATGCCGCTGCGAAGATCGATGCTTACTTGAGTCGAGCCCACCAAGCGACATCGTTGGTCCCGGTCGGCGTTGCGGATCCAGAAACACGATTGCGCCGCTTGGCATTTGATCTGACGGGTTTGCCGCCCAGCGACGATCTGATGCGCCGCTGGCTTGCAGATCCGTCGCCGATCCAATGGACTCGCTTGGTAGATGAGCTGTTGACTTCACCCCAGTATGCCGAGCACTGGGCTCGACACTGGATGGACGTTGCCCGATACGCGGACAGTAATGGCAGCGATTTCAACGCGACGCATCATGAAGCGTGGCGGTATCGTGACTATCTGATCCGCTGCATGGCTGCGGATGTACCGTTCGATCAAATGATACATCAGCAGATTGCCGGTGACCTGCTGCCTGCGGACAACGACGATCAGCGTCGCGACAATGTCGTTGCCAGCACGTTCCTGATGTTGGGCACCAAGATGCTCAGCGAACGGGACAAAGCGAAGTTGCAACTCGACGTGGTCGACGAACAGATCGACACCATCGGTCGAGCTTTCCTCGGCATGACGCTTGGATGCGCTCGATGCCATGACCACAAGTTCGACCCCGTTCCGACGGAGGACTACTACGCGTTGGCGGGGATCTTTAAGAACACGGTCACTCTCAAGGGCGAAAGTCAGCAATACGTCAGCACGTGGAATCGAGTCAAGTTGCCCACGTCGTCAGAGCATGTTGCCGCGGTGGAAAAGTTCAACCAGCAAGAGGCCGAATTGCAGGCACGAATCAAGGAAGCGACGAAGTCCGTGGAACGTGCAAAGTCCAAATCGTCTGCGCCCCTGGCTGGCATCGTGGTCGACGACGCGGATGCAAAGAAGGTCGGTGCTTGGACCGATTCCACCTATTCAAAAGATTTCATCGGCAAAGGCTACGTGCATGATGACAATGCCGACAAAGGAAAGTTGTCGATCTCGTTCACGACGCGAGTTCCCGAGTCGGGCATCTATGAGTTGCGACTGGCGAGTTTTCCCAACAGCAATCGCGCCGCCAAGGTTCCGGTAACCGTGCTTACCGCCGACGGTGAAAAGAAGCTGACGGTCGACGAGCGAAAAGCAGACATCGCTCCGTTTTGGATCACGCTGGGCAAGTTTCGGTTTGAGAACGACGCCGACGCGGTGGTGACGATCAGCAATGAAGGCACCTCGGGTTACGTGCTGGCCGATGCCGTTCAATGGTTGAGCGAGTCGGACTTGAAACCAGCAGAGACGAAGTCCGCCGACGCCGGCAACGATAATGCAGCGGAGGCGGCAGCCAAACAGACTTTGGCGGCGTTGCAAGAAGATTTGCGTAAACTGCGTGCGGGCAAACCGCAGCCGCTGCCCGAAGCGATGGCGCCGAGCGATTTACCCGCCGAGTCCATCAAAGACGGTTTCGTTCATATCCGTGGTGAAGTGAACAACGTCGGCGCAGAGGTACCGCGGGGTTTCTTGCGGGTTTGCGGCAGCGATGATGCATCCATCATCAACCCCCAAGGCAGCGGTCGGTTGGAGCTGGCGTCCTGGTTGACCAACCCGGACAACCCGCTGGTCGCCCGCGTGTTTGTCAATCGAGTATGGATGCACTTGATGGGCGAAGGACTGGTTCGGACCGTCGATAACTTTGGCGAACGGGGCGAGCGTCCCAGTCACCCTCAACTGTTGGACGCGTTGGCCACGGATTTTGTGACCGATGGTTGGCATTTGAAACCGCTGATCCGAGCCATCGTGGTGACCGATGCGTATCAACGCAGCAGCGAGTTTGATTCTCGATCCTACGCAATCGATCCAGAGAATCGTTTGTTGTGGCGGGCGCACCGACGCAGGCTGACGGCCGAGTCGATTCGTGACACGATGATATCGATCGCCGGACAACTTGATTTGCGAGGTCGCGTCGATCCGATGCAAGGGCGCGGCGTCCTGGTTTCCAGCAATGATGCAAATTCCAAAGCAAGTTTTTCGGATGTCTCCGAACCGTGCCGTTCGATCTACGTTCCCGTCGTGCGAAGCTACGTCGCACCGCTGCTGGCGTCGCTCGACGGTGCTGACCCGGACCTGTTGGTAGGTCGGCGTCCGACCACGAACGTCCCTTCACAAGCTCTCGTGTTGATCAATAGTCCCGACGTCAACCGATGGGCTGAAGCAGCCGCGCAGCGGCTGTTGGCTGAACACGACGTGTTTGATGAACGGCTGGAGGCGACCTATCGACGTTGCTTGGGACGGATGCCCAGCAACGACGACCGACAGATGGCGGCCGATTTCTTTGACGGGCAGCTCGACTCCGCCGAACGTTGGCACGAGTACGTTGCCGCCATTTTTGCTTCCACAGAATTCCGACTGCTGGATTGAAACCATGACCCAACCCGTATTGTCACGCCGTCAGTTCGGTGCAATGAGCAGTTTCGCACTCGGCTCGTTGACCGTGTCCGCCTTCGCGCCCTTCGGGCGTGCCGTCGCCGGGCCTGCAGTTGATCAACCACACGTCCCGCCTCGTGTGCGCCGCGTGATCTTTTTGTTCATGCATGGTGGTCCCAGTCACGTCGACACGTTTGACTACAAACCTTTGCTGAAACGTGATGACGGCAAGCCGTTGCCGTTTGCTCTGCCAGCCAACATCAGTGCCAAGCCGACTTTGTTGAACGGTCCTTGGGAGTTCAAGCAACGTGGGCAGTCCGGATTGTGGGTCAGCGACCTGCTGCCCCACATGGCGTCGGTCGCTGACGATCTGTGCGTAATTCGTAGCATGCACACCAAAGGCCAATCACATGGTCAAGCCGTCGGAATGATCAACACCGGCAGTGACAACTTGGTGCGTCCCAGCATGGGCGCTTGGGTCAGCTACGCATTGGGTAGTGATCACCCAGACTTGCCAGCGCACGTCGCGATCGGTCCGGCGACTGCGCACGGTGGACCGCGAAACTACGGGGCCGCGTTCTTACCCGCGATGCACCAAGCCACGGTCGTGGGCAGCAACGGAAAACCCGGTGACGGTAAGATCGCGCATCTGGACGGTCCCTTTGACGATGCCCGGATCGATCGCCGCTTGGATTTGATCCAAGCCATGAACCAAAGGCACTTGGCCAGCAGTGGTCCTGATCGCGAAATCGAAGGCGCGATCCAAGCGGTTGATTTGGCATCACGGATGCGGTCAGCCGCGCCAGAGGTTTTTGACCTGGATCGGGAATCTGAATCGACGCGTCGGGAGTACGGCATCGGAGAAAAGGAAACTGATTCGTTCGGCAGCAGCTGCTTGCTGGCACGTCGTTTGGCGGAGGCCGGTGTCCGGTTCATCACGGTCAGCAGTGGACAAGTCTGGGATCAGCACGGCAACCTCAAGGCAGGTCATGAAAAGAATGCCGCAGCGACAGACTTGCCGATCGCGACCTTGATCCGTGATTTGAAACGCCGTGGGCTGTGGGACGATACCTTGATCGTTTGGGGCGGCGAATTCGGACGTACACCTGTGGTCCAAGGCAGCAACGGACGTGACCACAATCCACAGGGATTCTCGGTGGTCCTCTCCGGCGGCGGCGTGCGAGGTGGTTATGCTCACGGTGAAACGGACGAGTATGGCTACTACGCGAGGCGAAATCGCGTTCACATGCATGACCTGCATGCCACGATCTTGCATCAGTTGGGGATCGATCACGAGCGATTGACGTACCGCTACGCGGGCCGCGATTTTCGCTTGACGGATATCCACGGAGAAGTCGTCCACGAAATTCTGGCGTGATGGGCGCGTCGCTTGGACACTTGGTGGGCTCTTTGATCAGAGACGGACTCAATGACGGCAATGCCGCCTCTCGGATCATCCCTCATCAGGACGCGTCATGACACGGATTTCACACAGCCTGCTGGATCCCTTGATCGGACCCAGGATCAAAGCACTGTATCCTCATTTGCGTTTGCCCCGATCGTTGCCACCCGAGGCGATTGTACTGGCAGGTCATCTCAGCGCGATCGCCGGAGCCGTCGGCTTTGCGTTCTCGACGCGGTTCTGGTGGGGCGGGGTGCTGGCGGCGATCGGCGTCGCAGGCAATCACGCTGCGGACTGCTTGGACGGTACCCACGCGCGGCAAACGGGGCAGTGTCGCAACGGCGGTGAATTGCTGGACCATTTCACCGACCCGCTCAGTTTTGCTTATTGGATGATCGGCATCGCGGTGGCATGCGGTCGGCTGGATATCGGTTTGGCTGCCGTCTGCTGCTTGTTCGCCTTTGCCGTGTTGACCAATATCAAAGCCAAGATGACTGGCGAGTTCCAGTTGGCAGCGTTTGGCCCGACGGAGTTCAAGACGGGATTGGTGCTGCTGGGAATTGTTTTCTCGTCGATGGTCGGCTTTTCGGTGACGCCGGATTTGCGTGTCCAGATTGCGACATGGGTCTATGCAGCGATGACGCTCAGCGGTTGCTGTTTTCTGGTTTGGCAGTTGGTTTCGTCGATACGCGAAGTCAACCAGAGTGCTGCGCCGGCCGACACCAGCGAATGGGTGTGCCGGTAAACCAATGGTGATGGGCGAGAGGAGCCCAAGAGATTCAGAATCGTACTAGGACGGACGAGCCGTCCCAGTATCAATCCTGAACTTTATTCAGAGATCACCTTGCCGTATCGTTCAATACGCTGGCCGGGGATCCAAAGAGAATCGTCAACGACGATCTGATTACCAGCGGTTTCCGCCGCCACCGCCGCCGCCACCGCCGCCGCCGCGGGACGAGCGTTCGTGTGGACGAGCTTCGTTCACACGGAGAGGACGTCCGTCAAAATCTTGACCGTCCAAACCTTCGATCGCTTTTTGAGCGTCTGAGTCGCCCATGGTCACAAAACCGAATCCGCGGGACCGGCCCGTGTCACGGTCCATCATGACGATTGCATCGTCGACTTCGCCATACTCGCTAAAAATCTCTTTCAACTTGTCGGTGGTCACACCCCAGGCCAAGTTACCCACATACATCTTCATCGAAACACATACTCCAAAACAAAGGCCTGTCTCAAATCGCATCACTGAACCAGCGCATCACTGAACCAGCGCTACACTGAATGGACGATGCACAGCAAAAAGACAGAACCTCAACCGAATGCACAGGCGACATCCGCCCGCGCTCTGACGGCGATTGTAGCGGCTGACCCAGGCCAGTGCAGGTCAGAAAAGACGGAAAGTGTCCGAATCGTTCCGATTCTTATCGAACGCTAAATCCCATGCGTGGAGTCGATTCGGACCGAAATCCACCGCAAAAGATGCCGCCAAACGTAGCTGCCCAGGGACTCCTGTCGCTGACGCATGTGCACGAGTCCCGTTTGCCCGCTGCGGACACGACAGCTTTCTTTGGCCGGCAAAGTCACGTGCATGGCGTATCGGGGCTCCAAAAGCAACAGTTCGGCGCTTGGTTTTCCCTGCCGTTTCGCACCTTCGCCGACCGTGGCATGCGATCTGGTTTCCTCGAACTGGCCCCGGTCCACGACGGCTAATGGCCCGCCGTAGGCACCTGCAAAGGCAAAGTGGGGCAGATCGTTTTGAACCCGAGGCGTGATTTTCCGGATCATCCCTCGGCTCAAATCATCCTGTCCCCAAATCCGAATCTGCACCTCTTTGTCCACAACACCGGTCAAGGACTGCCCGTCGTCTTGGCTGACCAAAGCGATGGCCTCCTTGTGATCGGGGTGTCCCATGTGCAACAACTCTTGACCCGCCCTGACGAACTTACCAGGCAGTTCCACTTCCTCCATCAAAATGACTTCTCCATCCAGCGGAGCACGAATGGTGAGTTCATTGATCTCTCGGTCGAGTTCAGCAAGCTGTTTTTCGTACGCCAAGACGTTTTCGTTCTCGACTTGCCACAATGAAACCTCGCCGCTGCTGCGTACGCCAGAGGCAGTCAAGCGAGACTCACGCAACTGCGTCGCTAGCTGATCGCGTCGAGAAATCAGTTCATCGTTTCGCAAAGTGATCAGTGGCGTTCCGCGTTTGACTAAATCTTGTGTGCTGACATGAACCGTTTCGACAAATCCCGACGTCACACTTCGCACCACCGCGCCGGGTTCATAGGCGATCGTGATCGGTGCGGTGATGACCGTCGGCGCCGGCAATAGGATTCCGCTCAGCACACAAGCCGTGACGATGGTTCCAAGGCACATGCCGAATCGTTTGCGATCAGGTTGCTCAAACTCGCTGCCTCGAACGATGAACCGCAATAGACCGACGGTCGGGATCGCAACCCACAGTCCCACCGCAAAAACCGCAATGACGAAACCGATCCCCGGCAGCAGGTTGGCAGCACCTAGGATCAGGGAAAAACAGATGATGATTCGCCACACGAATGCGCCGACTCCGTACGCACGAACGATCGCTCCTCGGCGTCCCGCCCAGGGAATGGGACGCGACGGCAATCCAATAAAGACTTGACGACCGATGCCGTTTACAAAGTGTTGTCCGTGCTTGGCAAGGTTGGGCAATTCCAACCAATCGGCCAGCATGTGATAGCCGTCGAACTTCATCAACGGATTGAGGTTGAACAAGAGCGTGTTCACACCGGCAGCGAGCATCATGTTGACGCAAATTTGACTGGTCATTCCCGGGCCGACTCGGACCCATACCAAGGTTGCGATCGCGGCAAGCCAGGTTTCTGCCAGCATGCCAGCGGCGGAAACCAGAATACGATGGTATTTGTTGCTGAATCGCCATGCGCTCGTCACATCGACGTAGGGCAGTGGAATCAGCAGCAGAAACAACACGCCGCATCCGGCAACACGACCGCCGAATCGATGACAAGCAACGGCATGGGCTGACTCGTGGATCAGTTTCAGGACACACCAAGTGATTCCAAACCAGATCCACGTATCTCGACTGTGGATGTTCAACTGACTGAGCGAAAAACGCTCCGACTCCGCTGCGAACGACACGATCGCCCACAGCATCGTGGCCACCCAAGCAATGCCCATCGGCCAGGTGATGACGTATCGGGCGACGCTGGTGAGTTTGTCAACCAAGCGAGCGGGATTTCCGAGTGGGATTCGAACGCTGATCGGATTGAGTTGCTGTTGCAGCTTTGTATCCGCGGCTTCACGTCGCACCTTTCGCTGGCGACTGGCGGAGGTGGACGCTTTGGTGACCGCCAGTCCAGATTCGACGAGCCATTTGCACAACTGCGCAGCCTCCTGCTCCGACAACGCATCTTCGCCCAAGATGCCACATGTCATGGACATCGCAGTGGCCAGCGTCGTCTTGCCATCCAATAGAGACAGGAACGTGTACTCTGCTTTGCCGACTCGGTAAAAGGAGCCGGACGACGTGTCTTCGATCAAATAGCTGGTCAGGTAACGACCTTGTTGAAGCGAAAATCGCAGCGTTTCTCGAAGCCGCAATCTTGCATCACCGAGTTCGAACGTGCTGGCGTCTTGCAGATGGTGAATGTCGTTCATCGTCGATCGCTCACCACCAAGTCATGCGAGAGACGAGGTAGTCCCACGGTCGATGAAACAGGTTCCATGCCAACGAATGACGTTCGCAGTCGATCCGCACGGTTCCCTTCATGCCGGGACGCAAGCGATCGTCGGGATTGTCCAAGGTGACCGTTGCGATGAAAACGTTGCGTCCATCTCCCAGTTCACTCTCTGGGCGAATTCGCTGAACGGTTGCGTCAAAGGATTCACCGGTCAAGCCGGTCAACCAGATCCGAATCGGATCTCCGACTTGCACGTGCGCGATCTCTTCAGCCGGTATCGCAACTTCGACACGCATCCTGTCCAGGGAGCCGATTTCATAGACCACGTCGCCGGTATCGACAGCGGATGCCGTCGCCTGCTCAGTCGATCCAGTTAGCACGACACCATCGATTGGCGACCGGATCTCCAATTGATTGAGTTGGTGTTGCAGTAAGGATGCTCGCGCCGCCAGTCGCTCGGATTCCAGTTGCGAAACCAAGGACGCTGTGATATTTCGTTGGGCAAGCTCGATCTCGCGTTGTTTGGCGGCTTGTCGTTGCTCAGCCATCACGCTGGCAAGCTCAAAACGCAAAGATTGACCGTCCATGGTGGCGATCAAATCGCCGGCTGCCACGTTGTCACCCGGCTGCACTAACGCTTGTTCGATTTGACCCTCAAACGGTGCCACCGCAAAACGACGTAGAGTCGGCTCGGTTTGGCAGCCACAACGCACGCGGTAACGCACGGGCATCATCAATAGACTTACCAGGACCAGGCCGGTCACGATCCAGACGACCGATTTCTTGGATCGGATGCGTGTTCCCATTGTTTGCCAGGCTCGCACCAGACGACTTCGTTGCATCCGATGCGACACCAACAATCCGCCTGCGATGCTGGGCGCCGCAGTCCGAACGAACTGCCTCAGTTGTTTGGCCTGGATCTTTTTGGCCGGCCCCGTGATCAGCATGGTGCCGACCACTCGCCCATCAGAAGTCTCCAGGGGTGTCGACAGAACGCCTTCGCATTTCAAGTCGACGCAAAGTTGTCGGTGAGCCACCAGCAAATGAGACTGATTGTCGTCAGTCGTCGGATAGACCCCGATTTCCTTTCGCAGCAGCGATTCATTCAGCGTCATCTCGATGGCGTCATGAGCTGGGCTGCCCGGTTGCAGTTTTACCGTGCCGCTGAGCGAACGAACGTGGAGCCGTTTTCCGAACCGGGTTCCGATGGCTACTTGGTTGACATCAAGATGACGTGCCAGTTCGTTGGCGACAACATGACAGGCTTCGTCGACTGTCTCTTGGCTTTCCAGCTTCGCGACCAGATCGATTACCGCCGCAAGGGCTTGAACTTTCCAGTCGTTATCGGTCGCGTGGCTGGACTCCAGATACAGTGTGATGTAGACGGCGGTAGCGTCCAACGCCATCAACATCTCTTGCACATTGTGCTTGTGACTCAAGACCAAGACGACGAGGTTGGTCTCGCCATCGGCAACGGGGACGTAGATGGACTCGAGTCCCAGGAAACGTTCCATCTGGATCGTTCCACGTTTAAGAACCGCATCGCAAGTGCTGCCAAATTTTTTGACGAAATCTGGACGGGTTGGAATCCGTCCCGAGACATCGTCTGATCCCATCCGCCAACCTGCGGCAGGCGTTTGCGTTAGGATTCCCACACCGACAGCACCGGTCGTTTTGATGATCGCCTCCCTGAAGGCGCGCAATACGCTTGGACGATCGCCATTGAGATGCATGACGTGATGCAACGCTTGATGCAGCCCAGGGATATCCAACGCAGCTGGTTTGTCGATGGAAGTGGCATCGCCAGTGACAGTGCCCGACGCGAGAGGTCTCACAGACGGCGGCTTGGCCGTCGGGCCGATAGTTGTCGTTTCGCTTGTTGCTGGCCCGTTTGTTGGTGATTCATCGGTCATGGCGTAGATTCCGCTGTCGAATCGAGCCATTTG from Stieleria varia carries:
- a CDS encoding CDP-alcohol phosphatidyltransferase family protein, producing the protein MTRISHSLLDPLIGPRIKALYPHLRLPRSLPPEAIVLAGHLSAIAGAVGFAFSTRFWWGGVLAAIGVAGNHAADCLDGTHARQTGQCRNGGELLDHFTDPLSFAYWMIGIAVACGRLDIGLAAVCCLFAFAVLTNIKAKMTGEFQLAAFGPTEFKTGLVLLGIVFSSMVGFSVTPDLRVQIATWVYAAMTLSGCCFLVWQLVSSIREVNQSAAPADTSEWVCR
- a CDS encoding HlyD family efflux transporter periplasmic adaptor subunit, giving the protein MNDIHHLQDASTFELGDARLRLRETLRFSLQQGRYLTSYLIEDTSSGSFYRVGKAEYTFLSLLDGKTTLATAMSMTCGILGEDALSEQEAAQLCKWLVESGLAVTKASTSASRQRKVRREAADTKLQQQLNPISVRIPLGNPARLVDKLTSVARYVITWPMGIAWVATMLWAIVSFAAESERFSLSQLNIHSRDTWIWFGITWCVLKLIHESAHAVACHRFGGRVAGCGVLFLLLIPLPYVDVTSAWRFSNKYHRILVSAAGMLAETWLAAIATLVWVRVGPGMTSQICVNMMLAAGVNTLLFNLNPLMKFDGYHMLADWLELPNLAKHGQHFVNGIGRQVFIGLPSRPIPWAGRRGAIVRAYGVGAFVWRIIICFSLILGAANLLPGIGFVIAVFAVGLWVAIPTVGLLRFIVRGSEFEQPDRKRFGMCLGTIVTACVLSGILLPAPTVITAPITIAYEPGAVVRSVTSGFVETVHVSTQDLVKRGTPLITLRNDELISRRDQLATQLRESRLTASGVRSSGEVSLWQVENENVLAYEKQLAELDREINELTIRAPLDGEVILMEEVELPGKFVRAGQELLHMGHPDHKEAIALVSQDDGQSLTGVVDKEVQIRIWGQDDLSRGMIRKITPRVQNDLPHFAFAGAYGGPLAVVDRGQFEETRSHATVGEGAKRQGKPSAELLLLEPRYAMHVTLPAKESCRVRSGQTGLVHMRQRQESLGSYVWRHLLRWISVRIDSTHGI
- a CDS encoding DUF1501 domain-containing protein, with protein sequence MTQPVLSRRQFGAMSSFALGSLTVSAFAPFGRAVAGPAVDQPHVPPRVRRVIFLFMHGGPSHVDTFDYKPLLKRDDGKPLPFALPANISAKPTLLNGPWEFKQRGQSGLWVSDLLPHMASVADDLCVIRSMHTKGQSHGQAVGMINTGSDNLVRPSMGAWVSYALGSDHPDLPAHVAIGPATAHGGPRNYGAAFLPAMHQATVVGSNGKPGDGKIAHLDGPFDDARIDRRLDLIQAMNQRHLASSGPDREIEGAIQAVDLASRMRSAAPEVFDLDRESESTRREYGIGEKETDSFGSSCLLARRLAEAGVRFITVSSGQVWDQHGNLKAGHEKNAAATDLPIATLIRDLKRRGLWDDTLIVWGGEFGRTPVVQGSNGRDHNPQGFSVVLSGGGVRGGYAHGETDEYGYYARRNRVHMHDLHATILHQLGIDHERLTYRYAGRDFRLTDIHGEVVHEILA
- a CDS encoding DUF1553 domain-containing protein, whose protein sequence is MTTRHASASAATRLSLLTITFCVFLGTAVSGADPGSVEFFENRIRPVLVQKCYRCHSADADEIGGSLLLDSSDAMMVGGDSGPAIHRGDADASVLISAIKYESSEMPPDEPLPSSVVDDFVLWINAGAMDPRQSHGATIPVRDRIDLDVGRPFWAFRPIGSLKSPFGQSMTEATADGHAAAKIDAYLSRAHQATSLVPVGVADPETRLRRLAFDLTGLPPSDDLMRRWLADPSPIQWTRLVDELLTSPQYAEHWARHWMDVARYADSNGSDFNATHHEAWRYRDYLIRCMAADVPFDQMIHQQIAGDLLPADNDDQRRDNVVASTFLMLGTKMLSERDKAKLQLDVVDEQIDTIGRAFLGMTLGCARCHDHKFDPVPTEDYYALAGIFKNTVTLKGESQQYVSTWNRVKLPTSSEHVAAVEKFNQQEAELQARIKEATKSVERAKSKSSAPLAGIVVDDADAKKVGAWTDSTYSKDFIGKGYVHDDNADKGKLSISFTTRVPESGIYELRLASFPNSNRAAKVPVTVLTADGEKKLTVDERKADIAPFWITLGKFRFENDADAVVTISNEGTSGYVLADAVQWLSESDLKPAETKSADAGNDNAAEAAAKQTLAALQEDLRKLRAGKPQPLPEAMAPSDLPAESIKDGFVHIRGEVNNVGAEVPRGFLRVCGSDDASIINPQGSGRLELASWLTNPDNPLVARVFVNRVWMHLMGEGLVRTVDNFGERGERPSHPQLLDALATDFVTDGWHLKPLIRAIVVTDAYQRSSEFDSRSYAIDPENRLLWRAHRRRLTAESIRDTMISIAGQLDLRGRVDPMQGRGVLVSSNDANSKASFSDVSEPCRSIYVPVVRSYVAPLLASLDGADPDLLVGRRPTTNVPSQALVLINSPDVNRWAEAAAQRLLAEHDVFDERLEATYRRCLGRMPSNDDRQMAADFFDGQLDSAERWHEYVAAIFASTEFRLLD
- a CDS encoding 3-hydroxyacyl-ACP dehydratase FabZ family protein; the protein is MRWFWVDRFTEFVSGSHAAGFKNVSLAEEAIDDYCPGYPMLPPPLIIEGMAQMGGILVAEHFLFEKRVVLAKVGKAVFHRPARTGDRLLYRVKMDGVQDNGATVTSTSHCDGELQAEIDLMFAFLEEGFMVDGPLFDDGDLESMLRMMNFFHVAVDANGTRFPKYKNL
- a CDS encoding acyl carrier protein, whose protein sequence is MSLSEEEIFGKVQESLVDALGVDDDEVTEEATLVGDLGAESIDFLDIVFKLEKAFGITIPREELSPEDILTNSQYVSGGVVTSEGMTELKRRMPWADFSKFDDSPRVQDFSNLLTVGDLCRYVGTKVTD
- a CDS encoding RNA recognition motif domain-containing protein, which produces MKMYVGNLAWGVTTDKLKEIFSEYGEVDDAIVMMDRDTGRSRGFGFVTMGDSDAQKAIEGLDGQDFDGRPLRVNEARPHERSSRGGGGGGGGGGGNRW
- a CDS encoding 3-hydroxyacyl-ACP dehydratase FabZ family protein, coding for MKFRQLDRIVSVEPGKRLIAERTLHANEEYLNDHFPRFPVMPGVMMLEALHQAAIWLIRLDDDFESPLVLLREVRGAKFGDFLSPGETLQITAEIIKQVDNLTTVKASAEKEGRVTVSARLILERCGSNEPVELGTDIDVITRSRAKYAELFGEQVS
- a CDS encoding efflux RND transporter periplasmic adaptor subunit, encoding MTDESPTNGPATSETTTIGPTAKPPSVRPLASGTVTGDATSIDKPAALDIPGLHQALHHVMHLNGDRPSVLRAFREAIIKTTGAVGVGILTQTPAAGWRMGSDDVSGRIPTRPDFVKKFGSTCDAVLKRGTIQMERFLGLESIYVPVADGETNLVVLVLSHKHNVQEMLMALDATAVYITLYLESSHATDNDWKVQALAAVIDLVAKLESQETVDEACHVVANELARHLDVNQVAIGTRFGKRLHVRSLSGTVKLQPGSPAHDAIEMTLNESLLRKEIGVYPTTDDNQSHLLVAHRQLCVDLKCEGVLSTPLETSDGRVVGTMLITGPAKKIQAKQLRQFVRTAAPSIAGGLLVSHRMQRSRLVRAWQTMGTRIRSKKSVVWIVTGLVLVSLLMMPVRYRVRCGCQTEPTLRRFAVAPFEGQIEQALVQPGDNVAAGDLIATMDGQSLRFELASVMAEQRQAAKQREIELAQRNITASLVSQLESERLAARASLLQHQLNQLEIRSPIDGVVLTGSTEQATASAVDTGDVVYEIGSLDRMRVEVAIPAEEIAHVQVGDPIRIWLTGLTGESFDATVQRIRPESELGDGRNVFIATVTLDNPDDRLRPGMKGTVRIDCERHSLAWNLFHRPWDYLVSRMTWW